The Mucilaginibacter defluvii genome contains the following window.
TTTTCACGTCGCGACCACCACCCAGATGCCACTTGCCAAAATGCCCGGTAGCATATCCGGCCTGTTTAAAAAACCTGACTATTGACGGAGCTGACGGGTCGAGAAAATCAGCCTGTTCGGCATCGCGGTTATGCTTTTTATTATCCAAGTAGGTAGAAAAATTCCATCTGCCCGGATACATCCCTGTAATTATACCAGCGCGTGATGGTGAACATATGGGCGCGGCACTATAATAGCGTGTAAATAAACGGCCATTTTTCGCCAGGCGGTCGATATTAGGTGTGGGGGTAAACCGGCCGCCAAAGCATCTTATATCGGCATAACCCATATCATCTGTCAAAATAAATATAATGCTGGGGCGGTCCTGAATTTTATTTTCATACTTGTCCGTATCGCGCCAGCTCAAAACAGCTATAATGGTTATAGTTGTAAAAAAAACACCGGACAGTGTACGCAATAATAAAAACGGCTTAAGAGCATTTGGATACAACTTCATGTGAGAGAATGCTTTAATTGGTAGTGTAAAGGCAAGTTACTGTTTTTAAACGATGTTCTCTCTTTATAAATAAAATGATACAAAGTACTATTGCCGTTCCATTAAATAATTAAAATATTTTTTTGAATCGTTTAGGGGGTAGGGTCTTTTTCTGCATCCTGCTTATGTAAACCCAATGAGAAGATTTAATAAACCTAATGAACCCGGAAGGGTAAATGACGGCCGTTTGCAGGAAAAACTGGTAGAGAAATATTTTCAAAACCTTGATCTTGACGATGTGCAAACCGGCGCGCACGATGCTGAATTTGACAGCAAAGGGGTTTATAACAAAATACTTTACACAATTGATGCCGAGGCCGAGGCGCCAAAGCGCCGCTCATATAAAGGGTGGCTTGCAGCCGCGTCCGTTATCGCCGTACTTATTTCGCTTTCCTACTACTTTCGTTACGACATCCTGAATTACGTATCGCCGGTGCATACTATGCAGGTTGCTGCAGCGCGCGGCAGCGTTACCAGCATTGTGTTGGGTGATGGTACCAAAGTATGGCTTAACGGCGGTAGCCAGATCAGTTACCCGGAAACCTTCAGAGGTGAAAAGCGCGAAGTTACCATAACCGGCGAAGCTTTTTTTGATGTGGTGCATAAAGCCGATCAGCCTTTTATAGTACATACCGGCAGCATCGCCACACATGTACTTGGTACAAGTTTCAACATTAAGGCTTATAACGATGATCCGCTTTTACACATCGATGTAGTAAGCGGAAAAGTGGGCGTTGTGCCCGCAGAAAGGAGCGCTTTATTATTCAGCGCTATTTACCTTACCCCGGCGCAGGGCATCACGTTCAACAAAAAAGATAATTCCATATCAAAAAGCAGTGGTGTTGATATAGCTAACCTTTCGGGCTGGCGCGCCGGCAAGCTCATATTTAAAAACGCAGCGTTGCCTGAAGTAATAAAAACATTGAACCGCGAATTTGAAGTAAGTATACGTGCCGATGCCAACCTGACAAATTGTAACATA
Protein-coding sequences here:
- a CDS encoding FecR family protein, yielding MRRFNKPNEPGRVNDGRLQEKLVEKYFQNLDLDDVQTGAHDAEFDSKGVYNKILYTIDAEAEAPKRRSYKGWLAAASVIAVLISLSYYFRYDILNYVSPVHTMQVAAARGSVTSIVLGDGTKVWLNGGSQISYPETFRGEKREVTITGEAFFDVVHKADQPFIVHTGSIATHVLGTSFNIKAYNDDPLLHIDVVSGKVGVVPAERSALLFSAIYLTPAQGITFNKKDNSISKSSGVDIANLSGWRAGKLIFKNAALPEVIKTLNREFEVSIRADANLTNCNISANFTNVPIKDIMAVIARLVKGKATLSGTVYRLQGKGC